One part of the Coffea eugenioides isolate CCC68of chromosome 10, Ceug_1.0, whole genome shotgun sequence genome encodes these proteins:
- the LOC113750328 gene encoding E3 ubiquitin-protein ligase UPL2-like has translation MASLRSSLPSRLRQLLSGDGAIGPSAKLDSEPPAKVKAFIDKVIESPLQDIAIPLSGFRWEYGKGNFNHWRPLFLHFDTYLKTYISCRNDLLLSDNILDVSPFPKQVVLQILRVMQIILENCHNKSSFSGLEHFRLLLASTDPEILIATLETLSALVKINPSKLHASGKLVGCGSVNSCLLSLAQGWGSKEEGLGLYSCVTVNERTQEGGLCLFPSDVENDTGKAQYHLGSTLYYELHGTSSQSTEGVSESSVSSGMSVIHLPELHLRKEDDLSLMKLCIDQYDVPPEHRFSLLTRIRFARAFRSPRICRLYSKICLLSFIVLVQSSDSHDELVSFFANEPEYTNELIRIVRSEETISGAIRTLAMNALGAQLAAHSSSHERARILSGSSISFAGGNRMILLNVLQRAILSLNNSNDPLCVAFVEALVQFYLLHVISSSSSGSVIRGSGMVPAFLPLLEDSDPTHLHLVCLAVKTLQKLLDYSNAAVTLFKDLGGVELLAHRLEIEVHRVIDLAGVDVSPMAVGECSRNTNDQIYSQKRLIRVLLKALSSATYALANSTRSQNAYDGSLPATLSLIFGNVEKFGGDIYYSAVTVMSEIIHKDPTCFPALYELGLPNAFLSSVVAGILPSSKALTCVPNGLGAICLNAKGLEAVRETSALRFLVDIFTDKKYVIAMNEGIVPLANAVEELLRHVSSLRGTGVDLIIEIINRIAVLGDAKPVDSLGKSNESTAMEMDSENKENMGPCSLVDVTGSTSEGLSDEQFIQLSIFHVMVLVHRTMENSETCRLFVEKSGIEALLKLLLRPSVAQSSEGMSIALHSTMVFKSFTQHHSTPLARAFCSSLKDNLKKALTGFTGVSGSFLLDPRVIPDSGIFSSLFIVEFLLFLAASKDNRWVTALLTEFGSESKEVLEDIGRIHREVLWQIALLEDSKIDVEDDATGSADESRQSELDMIDSEEQRFNSFRQFLDPLLRRRMSGWSVESQFFDLINLYRDLTRASGLQQRQTVDGLSNIQPGVGHQSASANVAESSGKKDEDRQRTYYRSCCDMARSLSIHITHLFQELGKVMLLPSRRRDDMLNVSSPSKSVGSSFASIASDHVNFGGHVNHSGSDASVSTKCRYFGKVVDFIDGILLDKPDSCNPVILNCLYGRGVIQSILTTFDATSQLLYDVNRAPASPMETDEGALRQDRMEEVDHSWIYGPLACFGRLMDHLVTSSFILSPFTKHLLTQPLVNGDKPFPRDAETFVKVLQSMVLKAVLPVWIHPQFTECNYDFITTLINIIRHIYSGVEVKNIASNATRISGPPPNESTIATIAEMGFSRSRAEEALRQVGSNSVELAMEWLFSHPEETQEDDELARALAMSLGNSGSESKEDSADESSQSIVEEMVQLPPVDDLLLACRRLLQMKETLAFPVRGLLVMICSQNDGHNRSHVISFIIEQVKLCGNISDSGSSTMLSSLFHVLALILNEDAAAREVAAKHALVKVASDLLSQWNSGSYDQVASQVPKWVTAAFVAIDRLAQVEQKSNLDVSELLKKEEVGSQTSIVIDDDRQNKLQKTLGSSPKHLDVQEQKRLVEIACGCIKRQLPSETMHAVLQLCSTLTRTHSIAVSFLDAGGLQSLLSLPTSSLFVGFDNIAATIIRHVLEDPQTLQQAMESEIRHSIATAANRQASGRLTARNFLLNLSSVIQRDPVIFMKAAQSVCQIEMVGERPYIVLLKDRDKDKTKEREKEKEKPEEKDKLQNSDGKASLGHMNSQSPGSGQGKLFDTSSKNVKLHRKPPHSFVNVIELLLDSVITFDPPVKEESLTKDNSSSQDMDIDISGSKGKGKAIVSASDENESNEQESAASMARIVFILKLLTEILLMYASSIHVLLRKDSEVSSCRVTSERGSSAGVFHHILHKFLPHLKTSRKEKKTDGDWRHKLASRANQFLVASCVRSTEARKRIFVEISYVFNDFSHSAKGFRAPDVDIQAFIDLLNDVLAARTPTGSYISAEASVTFVDVGLVRSLTRVLHVLDLDHADSAKLVTGLVKVLELVTKEHVNAADSNAGKGEQLGKPSAQIESRETEIAGDTSQSQETMSQANANAVNVDNVESFTVIENYGGSEAVTDDMEHDQDMDEGFAAPEEDYMHETPEDTRGVENGLDSVAVRFEIQPDVQENLDDDEEDEEEDEDEDDEMSGDEGDEVDEDGDDEEQNILEEDEVHHLPHHDTDQDDHEIDEDEFDEEVMEEEEEDDEDDEDGVILRLGGGMNGINVFDHIEVFGRESSFSSETLHVMPVEVFGSRRQGRTTSIYNLLGRSGDSIVPSQHPLLVEPSSSPAASLGQPENARDAYTDRNLDGTSSRLDSIFRSLRNGRHGHRFNLWASDNQQSGGSSTSAIPQGLEDLLVSQLRRATPERNSDHNTSVSSQNKEEASHSPGSAGIMTGPSVADGANSDGGNLPPTSSTAIDTSRVTDTVPAANETTQEADVSSRQPQSVEMQFEQSDAVVRDVEAVSQESSGSGATLGESLRSLDVEIGSADGHDEGGDRQGTGDRTRRTSVSFVNAAPLNVRDPPLHSVTEVSENPSQEAEQGDAAEEQRNADADSGSIDPAFLDALPEELRAEVLSAQQGQAAQPQNPDPENAGDIDPEFLAALPPDIREEVLAQQRAQRLHQAQELEGQPVEMDTVSIIATFPSELREEVLLTSSDAILANLTPALVAEANMLRERFARRYNRTLFGMYPRNRRGESSRRGEVLDRASGILPRRSMGNKPVEAEGSPLVDTEDLKAMIRLLRIVQPLYKGQLQRLLLNLSAHAETRSALVKILVDLLMLDIKKPASCINAAEPLYRLYACQSHVTYSRPQYVDGVPPLVSRRVLETLTYLARNHPLVAKILLESSLPEPGSKVSGTSEQKGKAIMIVEEDELQKQQEGVVSLALLLSLLKQPLYLRSIAHLEQLLNLLDVVIDNAETKSNSSDEPGSSVPGQQSDPHTSTSDAEMNASSGATSAVNDSLKASSSGAKREGDSVHVLLNLPQAELRLLCSLLAREGLSDNAYTLVAEVLKKLVAIAPVHCHLFITELASSVQSLIKSAMHELHIFGEVEKALLSTSSSDGAAILRVLQALSSLVAALNQKDSQILSEKHSKTVSLVREINVALEPLWLELSICISKMESYSDSAPDLLRSSILSTSKPSGMMPPLPAGSQNILPYIESFFVMCEKLHPEEPGSGHDFSLATVSDVEEAAAFASQQKASGPLAKADEKQMAFVKFSDKHRKLLNSFIRQNPGLLEKSFSLMLKVPRIIDFDNKRAHFRSKIKHHHDHHHSPLRISVRRAYILEDSYNQLRMRTAQELKGRLTVHFQGEEGIDAGGLTREWYQLLSRVIFDKGALLFTTVGNESTFQPNPNSVYQTEHLSYFKFVGRVVGKALFDGQLLDVHFTRSFYKHILGVKVTYHDIEAIDPDYFKNLKWLLENDISDIIDLTFSIDADEEKLILYERTEVTDYELIPGGRNIRVTEENKHQYVDLVAEHRLNTAIRPQINAFLEGFNELIPRDLISIFHDKELELLISGLPDIDRLKKGFKLK, from the exons ATGGCGAGCTTAAGATCGAGCTTGCCGTCGCGGCTACGGCAACTTCTGTCCGGTGACGGAGCAATCGGTCCCTCTGCTAAACTTGACTCCGAGCCT CCGGCAAAAGTAAAGGCTTTTATTGACAAGGTGATTGAAAGTCCATTACAAGACATAGCTATACCTCTTTCTGGATTTCGATGGGAGTATGGCAAG GGGAACTTTAATCATTGGAGGCCATTGTTTCTTCATTTTGATACATATTTAAAGACATACATATCTTGCAGGAATGACCTTCTGTTATCTGATAATATTTTAGATGTTAGTCCATTTCCGAAGCAAGTGGTTCTACAAATTTTGCGAGTGATGCAAATCATATTAGAAAATTGCCATAATAAGAGTTCGTTCAGTGGCTTAGAG CATTTCAGGCTTTTACTTGCTTCGACTGATCCTGAAATCCTTATAGCAACTTTAGAGACTCTTTCTGCATTAGTGAAAATAAATCCATCCAAGTTGCATGCCAGTGGGAAGTTGGTCGGATGTGGGTCTGTAAATAGCTGCCTCCTATCACTCGCACAGGGATGGGGAAGCAAAGAAGAAGGCTTGGGCTTGTACTCCTGCGTTACTGTTAATGAAAGGACCCAAGAAGGGGGCTTATGTTTGTTTCCTTCTGATGTGGAAAATGATACTGGCAAAGCACAGTATCATTTGGGGTCAACCCTTTACTATGAGTTGCATGGTACCAGTAGTCAAAGTACCGAGGGAGTTAGTGAAAGCTCGGTGTCTTCTGGCATGAGTGTTATTCACTTGCCTGAGCTCCATTTGAGGAAAGAGGATGATCTATCGCTTATGAAGTTGTGCATTGATCAGTATGATGTTCCTCCTGAACACAGATTCTCATTACTGACAAGGATCAGATTTGCCCGTGCATTTCGTTCTCCTAGAATATGCAGACTGTACAGCAAGATTTGCCTCCTGTCCTTCATTGTGCTTGTCCAATCCAGTGATTCTCATGATGAACTTGTTTCCTTTTTTGCCAATGAGCCAGAATACACAAATGAGTTAATTAGGATTGTGAGGTCTGAAGaaaccatatctggagctatcAGAACGCTTGCAATGAATGCTCTGGGAGCCCAATTAGCTGCTCATTCATCATCGCATGAGCGGGCAAGGATTTTGAGTGGTTCAAGCATCAGTTTTGCAGGGGGTAATCGTATGATTCTTCTGAATGTGCTCCAAAGAGCAATTTTATCGTTAAATAACTCCAATGATCCATTGTGTGTTGCCTTTGTTGAAGCACTTGTTCAGTTCTACTTGCTACATGTCATATCTTCTTCAAGTTCTGGGAGCGTAATCAGAGGTTCGGGGATGGTCCCTGCCTTTTTACCTCTTTTAGAGGATTCTGATCCAACACATCTGCATCTTGTGTGTTTAGCTGTGAAAACTCTGCAAAAGCTCTTGGACTATAGCAATGCGGCAGTGACACTCTTTAAAGATTTGGGTGGGGTGGAGCTTTTGGCACATAGATTGGAGATAGAGGTACACAGAGTAATTGATTTGGCTGGAGTAGATGTTAGTCCAATGGCTGTTGGTGAATGCTCCAGGAACACTAATGATCAGATATATTCTCAGAAAAGACTCATCAGGGTTCTATTAAAGGCTCTTAGTTCTGCTACTTATGCCTTAGCAAATTCGACAAGATCCCAGAATGCTTATGATGGTTCTTTACCTGCTACTCTGTCACTGATTTTTGGTAATGTGGAAAAATTTGGAGGTGATATTTATTATTCTGCTGTGACGGTTATGAGTGAAATAATTCATAAAGACCCCACCTGCTTTCCTGCTTTGTATGAATTGGGCCTCCCCAATGCTTTTCTGTCATCAGTGGTGGCTGGTATATTGCCTTCTTCAAAGGCACTTACATGTGTTCCAAATGGTCTCGGTGCGATTTGTCTTAATGCCAAGGGTTTAGAGGCAGTGAGAGAAACTTCGGCACTGCGCTTTCTTGTTGATATATTCACGGACAAAAAGTATGTGATAGCTATGAATGAAGGTATTGTCCCTTTGGCAAATGCTGTGGAAGAGCTTCTGAGGCATGTTTCTTCATTACGAGGTACCGGTGTTGATCTGATAATTGAAATTATCAATAGGATTGCAGTGCTTGGGGATGCTAAACCTGTAGATTCATTAGGGAAATCTAATGAAAGCACTGCAATGGAAATGGATTCTGAAAACAAGGAAAACATGGGTCCTTGCAGCCTTGTTGATGTTACCGGTTCAACTTCTGAAGGGCTTTCGGATGAGCAGTTCATCCAGCTAAGTATCTTTCATGTCATGGTACTTGTTCACAGGACAATGGAAAATTCTGAAACATGTAGGTTGTTTGTAGAGAAGTCAGGAATTGAAGCTCTACTTAAACTTCTTTTAAGGCCAAGTGTTGCACAGTCATCTGAAGGGATGTCCATAGCACTACACAGTACTATGGTCTTCAAGAGTTTCACTCAACATCATTCGACACCTTTAGCACGTGCCTTCTGTTCTTCTCTCAAGGATAATCTGAAAAAGGCTTTAACTGGATTTACTGGTGTCTCCGGATCCTTTCTGCTGGACCCTAGGGTGATTCCAGATAGTGGAATTTTTTCATCACTCTTTATTGTTGAGTTTCTTCTATTTCTGGCTGCCTCAAAAGACAATCGTTGGGTAACTGCATTGCTTACTGAATTTGGAAGTGAAAGCAAGGAAGTTTTGGAGGATATTGGGCGTATCCATCGTGAAGTCTTATGGCAGATTGCTCTTCTTGAAGACTCTAAGATTGATGTAGAGGATGATGCTACTGGTTCTGCGGATGAGTCACGCCAGTCAGAGTTGGATATGATTGATTCTGAAGAGCAAAGATTCAACTCTTTCCGACAATTTCTTGATCCCCTGCTTCGAAGAAGAATGTCTGGATGGAGTGTTGAATCACAGTTTTTTGATCTGATAAACCTCTATCGTGATCTTACTCGCGCATCTGGTCTTCAGCAACGACAGACTGTTGATGGTCTCTCAAACATACAGCCAGGAGTTGGTCATCAGTCTGCTTCTGCCAATGTTGCTGAGTCCAGTGGTAAGAAGGATGAAGATAGGCAGAGAACCTATTACCGTTCCTGTTGTGATATGGCGAGATCATTATCAATTCACATCACCCATTTGTTTCAAGAGTTGGGAAAGGTAATGCTTCTTCCATCTCGTAGGCGAGATGACATGCTAAATGTGTCTTCTCCTTCAAAATCAGTTGGTTCTAGCTTTGCTTCAATTGCATCAGACCATGTGAACTTCGGAGGCCACGTAAATCATAGTGGAtctgatgcatctgtttcaacCAAGTGTCGCTATTTTGGAAAGGTGGTTGATTTTATTGATGGCATTCTACTTGACAAGCCTGATTCGTGTAATCCTGTTATACTAAATTGCTTGTATGGACGAGGGGTGATCCAATCCATTTTGACCACATTTGACGCTACTAGTCAGTTGCTTTATGATGTGAACAGAGCTCCTGCATCGCCCATGGAGACTGATGAAGGGGCTTTGAGGCAGGATAGAATGGAAGAAGTAGATCATTCCTGGATATATGGTCCCCTAGCCTGCTTCGGTAGACTTATGGACCACCTGGTAACTTCATCCTTTATTTTATCTCCTTTTACGAAGCACTTGCTTACACAGCCTTTGGTGAATGGGGATAAACCATTTCCTCGAGATGCTGAGACATTTGTTAAGGTTCTCCAGTCTATGGTACTGAAAGCTGTTCTTCCAGTTTGGATTCATCCACAGTTTACAGAATGCAATTATGATTTCATTACAACACTAATCAACATCATCAGACACATTTACTCTGGGGTAGAAGTGAAAAACATTGCTAGCAATGCAACTCGGATATCTGGCCCTCCCCCCAATGAATCAACTATTGCAACAATAGCAGAGATGGGTTTTTCCAGATCCCGCGCTGAAGAGGCACTGAGACAGGTCGGTTCAAACAGTGTGGAGTTGGCAATGGAGTGGTTATTCTCGCATCCTGAGGAAACTCAAGAAGATGATGAACTTGCCCGAGCACTAGCAATGTCCCTTGGGAACTCTGGATCAGAGTCAAAGGAAGATTCTGCTGATGAATCTAGTCAATCTATTGTAGAGGAAATGGTGCAACTTCCTCCTGTTGATGACTTGTTATTAGCTTGTAGGAGGCTTTTGCAGATGAAAGAGACACTGGCTTTTCCTGTTAGAGGGCTCCTTGTGATGATTTGCTCCCAAAATGACGGTCATAACAGGTCccatgttatttcgtttattattgaacAAGTGAAGCTTTGTGGTAACATTTCTGACAGTGGCAGCAGTACCATGCTGTCTTCCTTATTCCATGTTCTTGCTTTGATTTTAAATGAAGATGCAGCTGCTAGGGAAGTTGCTGCAAAGCATGCTTTGGTTAAAGTTGCATCAGACCTCCTGTCACAGTGGAATTCAGGTTCATATGACCAGGTTGCATCTCAAGTCCCTAAATGGGTGACAGCAGCATTTGTTGCCATTGACCGCCTTGCTCAAGTGGAGCAGAAATCAAATCTTGATGTTTCAGAACTGTTAAAGAAGGAAGAGGTTGGCAGTCAGACATCTATTGTGATAGATGATGATAGACAAAACAAGTTGCAGAAAACATTGGGCTCATCTCCCAAACACTTGGATGTACAGGAGCAAAAGCGACTTGTTGAAATAGCATGTGGTTGTATTAAGAGACAACTTCCTTCTGAGACAATGCATGCTGTGCTGCAGTTATGTTCTACTCTTACAAGAACTCATTCAATTGCTGTCAGTTTTCTTGATGCTGGGGGTCTGCAGTCACTGCTTTCCTTGCCAACAAGTAGCCTATTTGTTGGGTTTGATAATATAGCTGCTACCATAATCAGACATGTTCTTGAAGATCCCCAGACACTTCAGCAAGCAATGGAATCTGAAATTCGGCACAGTATAGCAACTGCAGCTAACCGGCAGGCCAGTGGAAGGCTTACAGCTCGAAATTTTCTACTAAATTTAAGTTCTGTCATTCAACGGGATCCAGTGATTTTTATGAAAGCTGCTCAGTCTGTTTGCCAAATTGAGATGGTTGGAGAGAGGCCGtacattgtcttgctcaaagaTCGTGACAaggataaaactaaggaaagagagaaagagaaggaGAAACCAGAAGAGAAAGACAAGCTACAGAACAGTGATGGGAAAGCTAGTCTGGGTCATATGAATTCACAGTCGCCTGGAAGTGGGCAGGGAAAGCTTTTTGACACAAGTTCAAAGAATGTTAAACTCCACAGGAAACCTCCTCATAGCTTTGTAAATGTAATTGAGCTTCTTTTGGATTCAGTTATTACTTTTGATCCTCCAGTTAAAGAAGAATCCTTGACAAAAGATAACTCATCGTCGCAAGACATGGACATTGATATATCTGGATCTAAAGGCAAAGGTAAAGCTATAGTGTCTGCATCTGATGAGAATGAAAGCAATGAGCAAGAGTCTGCAGCATCCATGGCCAGGATTGTATTTATTCTGAAGCTTTTGACCGAGATTCTTCTGATGTATGCTTCGTCTATTCATGTTTTGCTCCGGAAAGATTCTGAAGTTAGCAGCTGCAGGGTAACATCTGAACGGGGTTCTAGTGCTGGAGTGTTTCACCATATTCTTCATAAGTTTTTACCACACTTGAAAACTTctagaaaggaaaagaaaacagatgGTGATTGGAGGCATAAATTAGCAAGCAGAGCAAACCAGTTTTTGGTGGCATCGTGTGTTCGCTCTACTGAAGCAAGGAAAAGAATTTTTGTGGAGATAAGctatgttttcaatgatttttcTCATTCAGCTAAAGGGTTTAGAGCACCTGATGTTGATATCCAAGCCTTCATTGATCTCCTAAATGATGTATTGGCTGCTCGCACTCCTACAGGCTCATACATTTCAGCTGAGGCCTCAGTAACTTTTGTTGATGTTGGTCTAGTTCGATCTCTAACTAGAGTTCTTCATGTGTTAGATCTAGATCATGCCGATTCTGCCAAGTTGGTAACTGGGCTTGTGAAAGTTCTGGAATTGGTGACTAAGGAACATGTCAATGCTGCTGACTCCAATGCAGGGAAAGGTGAGCAGTTGGGGAAACCATCTGCTCAAATAGAGTCTAGAGAAACAGAAATTGCTGGTGATACGTCACAGTCGCAGGAAACAATGTCCCAAGCTAATGCAAATGCAGTGAACGTGGACAATGTTGAGTCTTTTACTGTGATTGAGAATTATGGTGGATCTGAGGCTGTGACAGATGATATGGAACATGACCAGGATATGGATGAAGGTTTTGCTGCTCCTGAAGAAGATTATATGCATGAAACTCCAGAAGACACAAGAGGCGTGGAAAATGGCCTAGACTCTGTAGCAGTAAGATTTGAAATACAGCCGGATGTGCAAGAGAAtcttgatgatgatgaagaagatgaagaagaagatgaggaTGAGGATGATGAGATGTCAGGTGATGAAGGAGATGAGGTTGATGAAGATGGGGATGATGAAGAACAGAACATTCTTGAAGAAGATGAAGTGCATCACTTACCACATCATGATACAGATCAAGATGACCATGAAATTGATGAAGACGAGTTTGATGAAGAAGTGATGGAAGAAGAGGAGGAAGATGACGAGGATGATGAGGATGGTGTAATATTGAGGTTGGGAGGTGGAATGAATGGCATTAATGTATTTGACCATATCGAAGTTTTTGGGAGAGAGAGTAGCTTTTCGAGTGAAACTCTACATGTAATGCCTGTTGAAGTATTTGGCTCCAGACGTCAAGGTCGTACAACATCCATCTACAATTTGTTGGGTAGAAGTGGTGATAGTATTGTTCCTTCACAACATCCACTTCTGGTGGAACCATCCTCATCGCCAGCAGCTTCTTTGGGACAGCCAG AGAATGCTCGTGATGCTTACACAGATAGAAACTTGGACGGAACATCATCTCGGTTGGATTCCATATTCCGTTCACTTCGCAATGGACGTCATGGCCACCGGTTTAATTTGTGGGCAAGTGATAACCAGCAAAGTGGGGGATCAAGTACATCAGCAATCCCTCAGGGTCTTGAAGACTTGCTTGTTTCTCAGTTGAGGCGTGCAACTCCTGAGAGAAACTCTGATCATAATACTTCAGTGTCATCACAAAATAAAGAAGAGGCTAGTCATTCCCCTGGATCAGCTGGGATAATGACAGGACCCTCTGTTGCTGATGGTGCCAACAGTGACGGTGGAAACCTACCGCCTACCTCTTCCACAGCAATAGATACCTCTCGTGTTACTGATACTGTACCTGCAGCAAATGAAACCACTCAGGAAGCTGATGTTTCTAGCAGACAGCCTCAATCCGTTGAGATGCAGTTTGAGCAAAGTGATGCTGTTGTTCGGGACGTTGAAGCAGTAAGTCAAGAAAGTAGTGGTAGTGGCGCAACTCTTGGGGAGAGTCTTCGGAGTTTGGATGTCGAAATTGGGAGTGctgatggccatgatgagggtgGAGACAGGCAAGGCACTGGAGATCGAACAAGGAGGACTAGTGTATCATTTGTAAATGCTGCCCCACTGAATGTAAGAGATCCTCCCCTTCATAGTGTAACTGAGGTTTCTGAAAATCCCAGTCAAGAAGCAGAGCAAGGTGATGCAGCTGAAGAGCAACGAAATGCTGATGCTGACTCTGGATCAATAGATCCTGCTTTTCTTGATGCACTGCCCGAGGAGTTGCGTGCTGAAGTTCTTTCTGCTCAGCAGGGTCAAGCAGCCCAACCGCAAAATCCTGATCCAGAGAATGCTGGAGATATTGATCCTGAGTTTCTTGCTGCACTTCCCCCCGATATTCGAGAAGAAGTTCTGGCTCAACAACGTGCCCAAAGGCTGCACCAAGCACAAGAGCTGGAAGGTCAACCTGTTGAAATGGACACTGTCTCAATAATTGCAACATTTCCTTCAGAATTAAGAGAAGAG GTGCTTTTGACTTCATCTGATGCTATTCTTGCAAATCTGACTCCTGCCCTTGTGGCGGAAGCAAACATGTTGAGGGAAAGGTTTGCACGTCGGTATAATCGCACTCTTTTTGGGATGTATCCAAGAAATCGTAGGGGTGAATCTTCTAGACGTGGTGAAGTTCTTGACAGAGCTAGTGGAATTCTTCCGCGAAGGTCAATGGGAAATAAGCCAGTTGAGGCTGAGGGCTCACCTTTGGTTGACACAGAGGATCTGAAAGCAATGATCCGGTTGCTTCGGATAGTTCAG CCACTTTATAAAGGGCAGCTGCAAAGGCTTCTCCTGAACCTTAGCGCTCATGCCGAAACCAGATCAGCATTGGTCAAAATTCTTGTGGACTTGTTAATGCTTGATATAAAGAAGCCAGCCAGTTGTATTAATGCTGCTGAGCCCCTCTACAGACTGTATGCCTGTCAGAGTCACGTGACGTATTCTCGCCCTCAGTATGTTGATG GGGTTCCTCCTTTGGTGTCCCGGCGTGTTCTAGAAACCCTTACCTACTTGGCTCGGAATCATCCTTTAGTTGCAAAGATTCTTCTAGAATCTAGCCTTCCTGAGCCAGGCTCGAAAGTTTCTGGGACCTCTGAACAGAAGGGAAAAGCCATAATGATTGTTGAGGAGGATGAATTACAAAAGCAGCAAGAAGGGGTTGTGTCACTTGCCTTGCTTTTGTCACTGTTGAAGCAACCGCTCTATTTGCGAAGTATAGCACATCTTGAACAG CTGCTAAATTTATTGGATGTGGTCATTGACAATGCTGAAACTAAATCAAATTCATCTGATGAGCCTGGTTCTTCTGTTCCTGGACAACAATCTGATCCTCATACTTCCACATCTGATGCTGAGATGAACGCCAGTTCTGGAGCCACATCAGCAGTCAATGATTCCTTGAAGGCTTCTTCCTCTGGTGCCAAGAGAGAAGGGGACTCTGTTCATGTTCTGCTTAATTTACCGCAAGCAGAACTTCGACTTCTGTGTTCATTGCTTGCAAGAGAAGG TCTGTCAGATAATGCATACACTCTTGTGGCagaagttttgaaaaaattggtgGCTATTGCTCCTGTTCATTGTCATCTGTTCATTACTGAGCTAGCTAGTTCTGTGCAAAGTCTGATCAAGTCTGCGATGCATGAGTTGCACATTTTTGGGGAAGTAGAGAAAGCGCTTCTTAGTACTAGTTCCTCTGATGGAGCTGCTATTTTAAGGGTTCTACAAGCTTTAAGCTCTCTTGTTGCTGCACTTAACCAGAAGGATTCTCAGATTCTTTCTGAAAAGCACTCTAAAACTGTTTCTCTTGTCCGGGAAATCAATGTAGCATTAGAGCCATTGTGGTTGGAGCTGAGCATTTGTATCAGCAAGATGGAGAGCTATTCTGATTCAGCACCTGATTTGTTGCGCTCATCTATTCTTTCAACATCTAAACCATCTGGCATGATGCCCCCCCTTCCTGCTGGCAGTCAGAATATATTGCCCTATATAGAATCCTTTTTTGTGATGTGTGAGAAGTTGCATCCTGAAGAGCCAGGTTCAGGGCATGATTTTAGTCTTGCTACTGTTTCTGatgttgaagaggctgctgctTTTGCTAGTCAGCAGAAAGCTTCTGGACCTTTGGCAAAAGCTGATGAAAAGCAAATGGCGTTTGTGAAATTCTCAGATAAGCACCGAAAACTTCTGAATTCTTTCATCCGGCAAAATCCTGGTTTACTTGAGAAGTCTTTCTCGCTGATGTTGAAGGTTCCTCGCATTATTGATTTTGACAATAAACGTGCGCATTTTAGATCTAAGATCAAACACCACCATGATCATCATCACAGTCCTTTAAGAATTTCTGTTAGAAGAGCTTACATTCTGGAAGATTCGTACAATCAGCTTCGCATGAGGACAGCACAAGAATTGAAAGGAAGGTTGACCGTTCACTTCCAAGGGGAGGAAGGAATTGATGCTGGTGGTCTAACAAGGGAATGGTATCAATTGTTGTCAAGGGTAATTTTTGATAAAGGAGCGCTGCTATTTACCACTGTTGGCAATGAATCAACTTTCCAGCCTAATCCAAACTCAGTTTACCAGACGGAACACCTTTCATACTTCAAATTTGTCGGGCGTGTT GTTGGGAAGGCTCTTTTTGATGGACAACTTCTTGATGTTCATTTTACCCGGTCGTTTTACAAGCATATCCTTGGGGTCAAAGTAACATATCACGACATTGAAGCTATTGACCCTGATTACTTTAAGAATCTGAAATGGTTGCTGGAG AATGATATCAGTGATATTATTGATCTCACATTCAGCATTGATGCTGATGAAGAAAAACTGATCCTATATGAACGGACAGAA GTTACTGACTATGAACTGATTCCCGGTGGTCGAAACATCCGAGTTACCGAGGAAAATAAACACCAGTATGTAGATCTCGTTGCAGAGCATCGGTTAAATACTGCCATTCGTCCACAGATAAATGCATTCTTGGAGGGATTCAATGAATTAATACCTCGGGACCTGATATCTATATTCCATGACAAGGAATTGGAATTGCTGATAAGTGGGCTTCCAGATATTGACCGTTTAAAAAAAGGGTTTAAACTTAAGTAA